One window of Dyadobacter sandarakinus genomic DNA carries:
- a CDS encoding NDR1/HIN1-like protein, translating into MKNRKWLIILLVLLAAAAVLWLWWRGQHPGPVKQEVTEALTPDLSLANLSITDIDDDRIKLTSKVTVHNRLPMQLSAKQVDYQIYIDSVKIIEDVYQKPLVLKSGDSTTLTIPMQVLKHNLVGLLKHFDKAKTDSADYGLRASFETDVPVAGEKLIKLHLTKKLPAIRIPKIDIKDVDIHAFDLKNKGVDVTLQLFNPNQFAIKMRDAAFHFAMEDALQMEGVLQPATISLEPRSSRTIKVHCEVKERKFLKAGWELLTNKKDTHFNTVFKALVLSDNEMLNNSNIRTTVKGTMDELLHVAE; encoded by the coding sequence ATGAAAAACAGAAAATGGCTGATCATACTACTCGTCCTGCTGGCCGCTGCCGCAGTACTCTGGCTCTGGTGGCGCGGGCAACATCCCGGTCCCGTGAAGCAGGAAGTAACCGAGGCGCTCACCCCCGACCTGAGCCTGGCCAATCTCAGCATCACGGACATTGACGATGACCGCATCAAACTCACCAGCAAGGTGACTGTCCATAACCGGCTGCCTATGCAACTGAGCGCAAAACAAGTTGATTATCAGATTTATATAGATTCCGTAAAAATCATTGAGGATGTGTATCAAAAGCCGCTGGTACTCAAATCGGGAGACAGTACCACGCTCACCATCCCCATGCAGGTGCTGAAACATAACCTTGTCGGACTGCTTAAACATTTTGACAAGGCAAAAACGGACAGTGCGGATTACGGACTCAGGGCATCGTTCGAGACAGACGTACCTGTGGCGGGCGAAAAGCTGATCAAATTACACCTGACGAAAAAACTACCCGCTATCCGCATTCCCAAAATCGACATCAAGGATGTGGATATTCACGCATTTGACCTCAAAAACAAGGGTGTCGATGTCACATTGCAGCTCTTTAATCCCAATCAGTTTGCGATCAAAATGCGGGATGCGGCATTTCATTTTGCGATGGAGGATGCCCTGCAAATGGAAGGCGTGCTGCAACCCGCCACCATCAGCCTCGAACCCAGATCGTCCAGGACCATTAAAGTACATTGCGAGGTAAAAGAGCGCAAGTTTCTGAAAGCCGGCTGGGAGCTGCTCACCAATAAGAAGGACACGCACTTCAACACGGTGTTCAAAGCACTGGTTCTTTCGGATAA